A stretch of Prunus dulcis chromosome 6, ALMONDv2, whole genome shotgun sequence DNA encodes these proteins:
- the LOC117631105 gene encoding O-fucosyltransferase 39 isoform X2 codes for MGLKLHYHNHYHSPRGGALGALLLLLLPIFLPSLFSPLGHASPSMLSEWNVPKSRHQRLLKSALQRQTSEGELSDLWTPLANQSLKPCAESSIAPPLPEKSEGFIQVFLDGGLNQQRMGICDAVAVAKILNATLVIPYLEVNPVWRDSSSFMDIFDVDHFINVLKDDISIVKELPSDFSWSTREYYATAIRATRVKTAPVHASANWYLENVLPVVQSYGIAAIAPFSHRLTFDNLPMDIQRLRCKVNFQALVFVPHIRALGDALISRLRNPSGKSGAVGTNYLQEMPDVKNKQGAGKFVVLHLRFDKDMAAHSACDFGGGKAEKLALAKYRQVIWQGRVLNSQFTDEELRSQGRCPLTPEEIGLLLAALGFDNSTRLYLASHKVYGGEARISTLRRLFPLMEDKKSLASSEERAQIKGKASLLAAVDYYVSMHSDIFISASPGNMHNALVGHRTYENLKTIRPSMSLLGQLFLNKSISWSDFQQSVVEGHQNRQGQIRLRKPKQSIYTYPAPDCMCQA; via the exons ATGGGGCTGAAGCTTCACTACCACAATCACTATCATTCTCCTAGAGGAGGAGCACTTGGTGctcttctgctgctgctgcttcccATTTTCTTGCCCAGTTTGTTCAGCCCATTGGGCCATGCTTCACCTTCCATGTTGTCG GAATGgaatgttccaaaatctagACACCAGCGTCTTCTCAAGAGTGCTTTACAACGCCAAACT TCAGAAGGGGAACTCTCAGATCTATGGACACCATTGGCCAACCAATCATTGAAACCTTGTGCAGAATCATCAATTGCCCCTC CATTACCAGAGAAATCTGAGGGATTTATCCAAGTATTTCTTGATGGTGGGCTGAACCAGCAGAGGATGGGG ATATGTGATGCAGTTGCTGTTGCTAAAATACTGAATGCAACTCTTGTGATCCCATACCTTGAAGTGAATCCCGTGTGGCGAGATTCGAG CTCCTTCATGGATATATTTGATGTTGATCATTTCATTAATGTATTAAAGGATGATATTTCCATAGTTAAAGAGCTACCTTCTGATTTCTCCTGGAGCACAAGGGAGTACTATGCAACGGCCATCCGAGCTACCAGAGTTAAGACAGCACCTGTGCATGCTTCAGCCAACTGGTATCTAGAGAACGTATTGCCTGTAGTTCAGAG TTATGGAATAGCAGCAATTGCCCCTTTCTCTCACCGCCTGACATTTGATAACTTGCCTATGGACATCCAACGGCTACGCTGTAAGGTCAACTTTCAAGCATTAGTTTTTGTCCCTCATATTAGAGCacttggagatgctctaatcAGCCGCCTTAGAAATCCTTCTGGCAAAAGTGGAGCAGTTGGCACCAATTACCTGCAGGAGATGCCTGatgtgaaaaataaacaagggGCAGGGAAATTTGTTGTGCTACACCTACGGTTTGATAAG GATATGGCAGCCCATTCAGCCTGTGATTTTGGTGGTGGAAAAGCTGAAAAACTGGCTCTGGCCAAATACCGACAAGTAATCTGGCAGGGAAGGGTCCTTAACTCCCAGTTCACTGACGAAGAGTTGAGGAGTCAGGGCCGTTGTCCATTAACTCCAGAAGAGATTGGATTGCTGCTTGCAGCTTTGGGGTTTGACAACAGTACTCGTCTATATCTTGCTTCCCACAAG GTATATGGTGGGGAAGCTAGGATTTCAACCTTGCGAAGATTGTTTCCACTAATGGAAGACAAAAAGAGCCTTGCTTCTTCAGAAGAACGGGCCCAAATAAAAGGAAAGGCTTCTTTGTTAGCAGCAGTTGATTACTACGTTAGCATGCACAGCGACATCTTCATTTCTGCTTCTCCAGGAAATATGCACAATGCACTG GTAGGCCATCGAACTTATGAGAACTTGAAGACGATTAGGCCAAGTATGTCACTGTTGGGTCAACTCTTCCTAAACAAAAGCATTAGCTGGTCAGACTTCCAGCAGTCAGTAGTAGAAGGGCACCA
- the LOC117631105 gene encoding O-fucosyltransferase 39 isoform X1, giving the protein MGLKLHYHNHYHSPRGGALGALLLLLLPIFLPSLFSPLGHASPSMLSGLNVMMKSNFQEWNVPKSRHQRLLKSALQRQTSEGELSDLWTPLANQSLKPCAESSIAPPLPEKSEGFIQVFLDGGLNQQRMGICDAVAVAKILNATLVIPYLEVNPVWRDSSSFMDIFDVDHFINVLKDDISIVKELPSDFSWSTREYYATAIRATRVKTAPVHASANWYLENVLPVVQSYGIAAIAPFSHRLTFDNLPMDIQRLRCKVNFQALVFVPHIRALGDALISRLRNPSGKSGAVGTNYLQEMPDVKNKQGAGKFVVLHLRFDKDMAAHSACDFGGGKAEKLALAKYRQVIWQGRVLNSQFTDEELRSQGRCPLTPEEIGLLLAALGFDNSTRLYLASHKVYGGEARISTLRRLFPLMEDKKSLASSEERAQIKGKASLLAAVDYYVSMHSDIFISASPGNMHNALVGHRTYENLKTIRPSMSLLGQLFLNKSISWSDFQQSVVEGHQNRQGQIRLRKPKQSIYTYPAPDCMCQA; this is encoded by the exons ATGGGGCTGAAGCTTCACTACCACAATCACTATCATTCTCCTAGAGGAGGAGCACTTGGTGctcttctgctgctgctgcttcccATTTTCTTGCCCAGTTTGTTCAGCCCATTGGGCCATGCTTCACCTTCCATGTTGTCG GGGCTTAATGTGATGATGAAGTCGAATTTTCAGGAATGgaatgttccaaaatctagACACCAGCGTCTTCTCAAGAGTGCTTTACAACGCCAAACT TCAGAAGGGGAACTCTCAGATCTATGGACACCATTGGCCAACCAATCATTGAAACCTTGTGCAGAATCATCAATTGCCCCTC CATTACCAGAGAAATCTGAGGGATTTATCCAAGTATTTCTTGATGGTGGGCTGAACCAGCAGAGGATGGGG ATATGTGATGCAGTTGCTGTTGCTAAAATACTGAATGCAACTCTTGTGATCCCATACCTTGAAGTGAATCCCGTGTGGCGAGATTCGAG CTCCTTCATGGATATATTTGATGTTGATCATTTCATTAATGTATTAAAGGATGATATTTCCATAGTTAAAGAGCTACCTTCTGATTTCTCCTGGAGCACAAGGGAGTACTATGCAACGGCCATCCGAGCTACCAGAGTTAAGACAGCACCTGTGCATGCTTCAGCCAACTGGTATCTAGAGAACGTATTGCCTGTAGTTCAGAG TTATGGAATAGCAGCAATTGCCCCTTTCTCTCACCGCCTGACATTTGATAACTTGCCTATGGACATCCAACGGCTACGCTGTAAGGTCAACTTTCAAGCATTAGTTTTTGTCCCTCATATTAGAGCacttggagatgctctaatcAGCCGCCTTAGAAATCCTTCTGGCAAAAGTGGAGCAGTTGGCACCAATTACCTGCAGGAGATGCCTGatgtgaaaaataaacaagggGCAGGGAAATTTGTTGTGCTACACCTACGGTTTGATAAG GATATGGCAGCCCATTCAGCCTGTGATTTTGGTGGTGGAAAAGCTGAAAAACTGGCTCTGGCCAAATACCGACAAGTAATCTGGCAGGGAAGGGTCCTTAACTCCCAGTTCACTGACGAAGAGTTGAGGAGTCAGGGCCGTTGTCCATTAACTCCAGAAGAGATTGGATTGCTGCTTGCAGCTTTGGGGTTTGACAACAGTACTCGTCTATATCTTGCTTCCCACAAG GTATATGGTGGGGAAGCTAGGATTTCAACCTTGCGAAGATTGTTTCCACTAATGGAAGACAAAAAGAGCCTTGCTTCTTCAGAAGAACGGGCCCAAATAAAAGGAAAGGCTTCTTTGTTAGCAGCAGTTGATTACTACGTTAGCATGCACAGCGACATCTTCATTTCTGCTTCTCCAGGAAATATGCACAATGCACTG GTAGGCCATCGAACTTATGAGAACTTGAAGACGATTAGGCCAAGTATGTCACTGTTGGGTCAACTCTTCCTAAACAAAAGCATTAGCTGGTCAGACTTCCAGCAGTCAGTAGTAGAAGGGCACCA